Proteins encoded together in one Microplitis mediator isolate UGA2020A chromosome 7, iyMicMedi2.1, whole genome shotgun sequence window:
- the LOC130670822 gene encoding mitochondrial fission process protein 1, with protein MYENKIKMENQNPEVDIFRDTSLRYLGYTNEVGEAFRSIVPKSIVWMSYVIASGYVIADTAHKGIKEHEKNGKEDKNKRIILSASDTLIWQSFASVIIPGLVINRICAGVRFLQKKAKNPVMRNPWVSTVVGLISIPFIIRPIDDGVERTMDSTYRQWTGYHPQKEMDDK; from the exons atgtatgagaataaaataaaaatggagaATCAGAATCCTGAAGTTGATATTTTTCGTGATACTTCTCTACGATATTtgg gtTACACAAATGAAGTTGGTGAAGCTTTTAGAAGTATTGTTCCTAAATCAATTGTCTGGATGAGTTATGTTATTGCTAGTGGTTATGTCATTGCTGATACTGCACACAAAGGAATCAAAGAACATGAA AAAAATGGAaaggaagataaaaataaacgtatTATTTTATCTGCATCTGACACATTGATATGGCAAAGTTTTGCATCAGTGATAATTCCTGGTCTAGTTATAAATAGAATTTGTGCAGGTGTTCGTTTTCTGcaaaaaaaagctaaaaatCCAGTTATGAGAAACCCATGGGTATCAACTGTTGTTGGACTTATTTCTATTCCCTTTATAATTCGTCCTATTGATGATGGAGTTGAAAGAACTATGGACTCTACATATAGGCAATGGACTGGTTATCATCCGCAAAAAGAAATGGATGATAAATAG